In Cyanobium sp. Tous-M-B4, a single genomic region encodes these proteins:
- the proB gene encoding glutamate 5-kinase — protein sequence MTTPSHSMRRVIKVGTSLLRGSAERPTAAVIADLAASLSRQRRQGETIALVTSGAVGLGCEALGLGQRPSEVVALQAAAAVGQGRLMALYQDAFAVRGLAVAQVLLTRGDLASRRRYQNACRTLEQLLDWGVVPVVNENDTLATDELRFGDNDTLSALVAVAIGADELVLLTDVDSLYSGDPRSDAEARPIEEVASLAELDSLQSVATGGGQWGTGGMTTKLIAARIATSSGIRVRLADGRDPAVLDALLAGERVGTLFQPSPTPLPDRKGWLAHALLPKGSLQLDAGAERALTQQGASLLAVGVQAVVGDFERREAVRLLASDGRELGRGLASLSSTELRELMGSSGVEVVHRDQLVLTSR from the coding sequence ATGACAACCCCATCCCACTCCATGCGCCGAGTGATCAAGGTGGGCACAAGCCTGCTGCGGGGCAGCGCCGAGCGCCCCACCGCAGCGGTGATCGCCGATCTAGCTGCCAGTCTCAGCCGCCAACGGCGCCAGGGCGAGACCATCGCCCTAGTTACCAGTGGGGCCGTGGGGCTGGGCTGCGAAGCCCTTGGCCTGGGGCAGCGCCCCAGCGAAGTGGTGGCTCTCCAGGCCGCCGCCGCCGTGGGCCAGGGCCGGCTGATGGCCCTCTACCAAGACGCTTTCGCCGTACGTGGTCTGGCGGTAGCCCAGGTGCTGCTGACCCGCGGCGATCTGGCCTCCCGCCGCCGTTACCAGAACGCCTGCCGCACCCTCGAGCAGCTTCTGGACTGGGGAGTCGTGCCGGTGGTCAACGAAAACGACACCCTGGCCACCGACGAACTGCGCTTCGGCGACAACGACACCCTCTCCGCCCTTGTGGCGGTGGCGATCGGCGCCGATGAACTAGTGCTGCTCACCGACGTGGACAGTCTTTATTCAGGCGACCCCCGCAGCGACGCCGAGGCCCGGCCGATCGAGGAGGTGGCCAGCCTGGCCGAGCTCGACAGCCTGCAATCGGTGGCTACCGGCGGAGGTCAGTGGGGCACTGGCGGCATGACCACCAAACTCATTGCAGCCCGCATCGCCACCTCCAGCGGCATCCGGGTGCGCCTGGCTGACGGCCGTGACCCCGCCGTGCTCGATGCCCTGCTGGCCGGCGAGCGGGTCGGCACCCTGTTCCAGCCCAGCCCCACCCCCCTTCCCGACCGCAAGGGCTGGCTGGCCCACGCGCTCCTGCCCAAGGGCAGCCTGCAGTTAGACGCCGGCGCCGAGAGGGCCCTAACCCAGCAGGGAGCCTCGCTGCTGGCCGTGGGAGTGCAAGCGGTGGTAGGCGATTTCGAGCGCCGCGAGGCGGTGCGCCTGCTGGCCAGTGATGGGCGCGAGCTGGGCCGAGGTCTGGCCAGCCTTAGCAGCACGGAGCTGCGAGAACTGATGGGCAGCTCCGGCGTTGAGGTGGTGCACCGCGACCAGCTGGTGCTCACCAGCCGTTAA
- the lpxD gene encoding UDP-3-O-(3-hydroxymyristoyl)glucosamine N-acyltransferase, which yields MRFSELLSQLSEVTDASPRHLANDPELNGAAALDKAQADQLTFLEPGNCLAAALAGSNAGAILLPARGDEAAALQRLALERDLAWIALADPRLAFAEALAALHPRRQPAAGIHPSAVVDPSAVVGMGSHLGPLVVIGANVQIGASCVLHPQVVLYEDVQIGDDCELHAGAVLHPGSRLGRGCVVHSNAVVGSEGFGFVPTAHGWRKMPQTGQVVLEEGVEVGCGSTIDRPSVGETRIGAGTKIDNLVHIGHGVSTGKGCALAAQVGIAGGARLGNGVILAGQVGLANKAVMGDRAIASSKSGVHGEVAAGEVVSGYPAISNRLWLRSSAVFNKLPELVKSLRQLEKQAKP from the coding sequence ATGCGCTTCAGCGAACTGCTCAGCCAGCTCAGCGAAGTTACGGATGCCAGTCCGCGGCATCTCGCTAACGACCCCGAGCTAAATGGGGCAGCCGCCCTAGATAAGGCCCAGGCTGATCAGCTCACTTTTCTGGAACCAGGCAACTGCCTAGCTGCCGCCCTGGCCGGCAGCAACGCCGGAGCCATCCTGCTGCCAGCCCGCGGCGATGAGGCCGCAGCCCTGCAGCGGCTCGCCCTGGAGCGAGACCTGGCCTGGATCGCCCTTGCTGATCCACGCCTGGCTTTTGCCGAGGCCCTCGCTGCTCTCCACCCCCGCCGCCAACCCGCCGCTGGCATCCACCCCAGTGCCGTGGTCGATCCAAGCGCCGTAGTCGGCATGGGATCCCACCTAGGCCCCCTAGTCGTGATCGGCGCCAACGTGCAGATCGGCGCCAGCTGCGTACTCCACCCCCAGGTGGTGCTCTACGAAGACGTGCAGATCGGTGACGACTGCGAGCTGCACGCCGGTGCCGTTCTGCACCCCGGCAGCCGCCTGGGCCGGGGCTGCGTCGTGCACTCCAATGCCGTTGTGGGCAGCGAGGGCTTTGGCTTCGTGCCCACCGCCCATGGCTGGCGCAAGATGCCCCAGACCGGCCAGGTAGTTCTTGAGGAGGGGGTTGAGGTGGGTTGCGGCAGCACCATCGACCGACCCTCCGTAGGTGAAACCCGCATCGGCGCCGGCACCAAGATCGACAACCTGGTTCATATCGGCCATGGCGTCAGCACCGGCAAGGGCTGCGCCCTGGCGGCCCAGGTGGGCATCGCCGGCGGGGCCCGCCTTGGCAATGGCGTGATTTTGGCGGGCCAGGTGGGTCTGGCAAACAAGGCGGTGATGGGCGACCGAGCCATCGCCAGCTCCAAATCCGGGGTGCATGGGGAGGTGGCCGCCGGCGAGGTGGTGAGCGGCTATCCGGCTATCTCCAACCGCCTCTGGCTGCGCAGCTCAGCCGTATTCAACAAGCTGCCAGAGCTCGTTAAATCCCTGCGGCAGCTGGAGAAGCAGGCCAAGCCCTAG
- the leuB gene encoding 3-isopropylmalate dehydrogenase has translation MTSSYRITLLPGDGIGPEIMAVARQLLDAVSSSHGFSLVYDEQPMGGVAIDATGEPLPNSTLEACKAADAVLLAAIGSPQYDSLPREQRPESGLLGLRSALGLFANLRPVKIIPALIDASTLKREVIEAVDLLVVRELTGGVYFGTPKGRVEAEGRVRAFNTMAYFDDEIDRIAKVAFELAVTRSGRLCSVDKANVLDVSQLWRDQVTAMAADYQTVELSHMYVDNAAMQLVRNPRQFDVLLTSNLFGDILSDEAAMLSGSIGMLPSASLGSSGPGLFEPIHGSAPDIAGQDKANPMAMVLSAAMMLRVGLQQDAAATALETAVDRVLAAGYRTGDLMSEGCTQLGCRAMGEQLLGALAG, from the coding sequence ATGACGTCGAGCTACCGGATCACCCTGCTTCCCGGCGACGGCATCGGCCCGGAAATCATGGCTGTAGCCCGCCAGCTGCTCGATGCGGTCAGCAGCAGCCATGGGTTCAGCCTCGTCTACGACGAGCAGCCCATGGGCGGCGTTGCCATTGACGCCACCGGCGAGCCCCTGCCCAACAGCACCCTCGAGGCCTGCAAGGCCGCCGATGCGGTGCTGCTCGCCGCCATCGGCTCGCCCCAATACGACAGCTTGCCCCGGGAGCAGCGCCCTGAATCGGGTCTGCTGGGGCTCAGATCAGCTCTGGGCCTGTTCGCCAACCTGCGGCCGGTGAAGATCATCCCAGCCCTAATCGACGCCTCCACCCTCAAACGGGAGGTGATCGAAGCGGTGGACCTGCTGGTAGTGCGTGAGCTCACCGGCGGCGTTTACTTCGGCACCCCTAAGGGGCGGGTGGAAGCTGAAGGCCGGGTGCGGGCCTTCAACACCATGGCTTACTTCGACGACGAGATCGACCGCATCGCCAAGGTGGCGTTCGAGTTGGCCGTGACTCGGAGCGGCCGGCTTTGCAGCGTTGACAAGGCCAACGTGCTGGACGTGAGCCAGCTCTGGCGCGACCAGGTCACCGCCATGGCGGCGGACTACCAGACGGTGGAACTCAGCCATATGTACGTTGATAACGCCGCCATGCAGCTGGTGCGCAATCCTCGTCAATTCGACGTGCTGCTAACCAGCAACCTCTTCGGCGACATCCTCAGTGATGAAGCCGCCATGTTGAGCGGCTCGATCGGCATGCTGCCCTCCGCTTCCCTGGGGTCCAGCGGGCCAGGCCTGTTTGAGCCGATCCATGGCTCCGCCCCTGACATCGCTGGCCAGGACAAGGCAAACCCGATGGCGATGGTGCTCAGCGCCGCCATGATGCTGCGGGTCGGCCTGCAGCAAGACGCCGCTGCCACCGCCCTAGAAACCGCCGTCGACCGGGTCCTAGCCGCTGGCTATCGCACCGGTGACCTGATGAGCGAGGGCTGCACCCAGCTGGGCTGCCGCGCCATGGGAGAGCAGCTGCTGGGGGCCCTGGCGGGGTAA
- a CDS encoding phosphoribulokinase has translation MSKRHPVVSVTGSSGAGTSTVKRAFEHIFKREGITPAVVEGDSYHRYERGPMKEAMATALANGENFSHFGPEANLFDKLEELFKAYGETGSGQKRYYLHSVEEAAEHNARLGTNLDPGQFTPWEAIPTGTDLLFYEGLHGGVKGEGYDVACLADLLVGVVPVVNLEWIQKIARDNKERGYSAEATVDTILRRMPDYINHICPQFSLTDINFQRVSTVDTSNPFMIREIPTPDESFVIIHFRKGAREKWGIDFTYLLDMIHDSFMSSPTSIVVNGGKMGFAMELILTPIIHRMIEEKKKLS, from the coding sequence ATGTCGAAGCGTCATCCGGTTGTTTCTGTCACCGGTTCCTCCGGCGCAGGCACCAGCACTGTCAAGCGCGCCTTCGAGCACATTTTTAAGCGCGAGGGAATCACACCTGCAGTGGTGGAGGGCGACAGCTACCACCGCTACGAGCGCGGCCCGATGAAGGAAGCCATGGCTACCGCCCTGGCCAATGGTGAAAACTTTTCCCACTTCGGCCCCGAAGCAAACCTGTTTGACAAGCTCGAAGAGCTGTTCAAGGCCTACGGCGAAACCGGCAGTGGCCAGAAGCGCTACTACCTGCACTCCGTTGAAGAGGCCGCCGAGCACAACGCCCGCCTCGGCACCAACCTGGATCCCGGCCAGTTCACTCCCTGGGAAGCCATCCCCACCGGCACCGACCTGCTCTTCTACGAAGGTCTACACGGCGGAGTCAAGGGTGAGGGTTACGACGTAGCCTGCTTGGCTGATCTACTAGTAGGCGTGGTGCCGGTAGTCAACCTGGAGTGGATCCAGAAGATCGCTCGTGACAACAAGGAGCGCGGCTATTCGGCTGAGGCCACGGTGGACACGATCCTGCGCCGCATGCCGGATTACATCAACCACATCTGCCCCCAGTTCAGCCTCACGGATATCAACTTCCAGCGGGTTTCGACGGTGGACACCTCCAACCCCTTCATGATCCGGGAGATCCCCACGCCGGATGAATCCTTCGTGATCATCCACTTCCGCAAGGGGGCCCGCGAAAAGTGGGGCATCGACTTCACCTACCTACTCGACATGATCCACGACTCGTTCATGTCGAGCCCCACCTCGATCGTGGTGAACGGCGGCAAAATGGGCTTCGCCATGGAGCTGATCCTTACGCCGATCATCCATCGCATGATCGAAGAGAAGAAGAAGCTGTCCTGA
- a CDS encoding A24 family peptidase, with product MPVVVALLGACVGSFLNVVAWRLPREESIVLPPSHCPRCGSRLRWFENVPLLGWLLLRGRCGHCGAPISCRYPLVELLSAGLWVEALLAQPSAMGPNPQPWLLVAAGWLLLSWLLPLVLIDIDRLWLPEPLCRVGLLLGLAVSAVIGFQQGDSIGRELLFHHLVAAGVGLVGFETVSALAHKAIGRPALGLGDAKLAALLGAWLGLTGLGITVILAVFAGAVLGSIGRLSGLLGKHQPFPFGPFLAAGGAAVWLLGNDLWLAVLGLVW from the coding sequence GTGCCAGTTGTGGTGGCCCTACTTGGAGCCTGCGTGGGCAGCTTTCTCAATGTGGTGGCCTGGCGCCTGCCGCGGGAGGAATCGATTGTGCTGCCGCCCAGCCACTGCCCCCGTTGCGGCAGCCGGCTGCGCTGGTTTGAAAATGTGCCCCTGCTGGGCTGGTTGCTACTGCGTGGCCGCTGTGGCCACTGCGGTGCTCCGATCTCCTGCCGCTACCCCCTGGTGGAGCTGCTTAGCGCCGGGCTCTGGGTAGAGGCCCTGCTGGCCCAGCCGAGCGCCATGGGCCCTAACCCCCAGCCCTGGCTGCTGGTAGCCGCAGGCTGGCTGCTGTTGAGCTGGCTGCTACCGCTGGTGTTGATCGATATCGATCGCCTCTGGTTGCCCGAACCCCTGTGCCGCGTTGGCCTGTTACTTGGCCTGGCGGTGAGCGCAGTGATCGGCTTCCAGCAGGGTGACTCAATCGGCCGAGAGCTGCTGTTTCACCATCTGGTGGCCGCCGGAGTTGGCCTGGTTGGCTTTGAAACGGTCAGTGCCTTGGCCCACAAGGCAATCGGCCGGCCGGCCCTCGGCCTGGGAGACGCCAAACTGGCTGCCCTGCTGGGGGCTTGGCTTGGTCTCACCGGGCTTGGCATCACCGTGATCCTGGCGGTGTTTGCCGGGGCGGTGCTGGGCAGCATCGGCCGGCTCAGCGGCCTGCTGGGCAAGCACCAGCCCTTTCCCTTTGGCCCCTTCCTTGCAGCTGGTGGGGCCGCCGTGTGGCTACTCGGCAACGACCTATGGCTGGCCGTGCTGGGGCTGGTGTGGTGA
- the accD gene encoding acetyl-CoA carboxylase, carboxyltransferase subunit beta: MSLFDWFADRQKNAPTVRVTQEQEEGDGLWSKCPECSLVVYRKDLVANASVCKGCGHHNRIDSPERIALIADPGSFEPMDTGLSPTDPLAFKDRRSYADRIRDSQQSTGLRDAVATGICSTSGLPLALGVMDFRFMGGSMGSVVGEKLTRLIETATARRIPVLIVCASGGARMQEGMLSLMQMAKISGALERHRQAELLYLPLLTYPTTGGVTASFAMLGDLILAEPKALIGFAGRRVIEQTLREKLPEGFQTAEYLRDHGFVDAIVDRTEFKATLASLLTMHGCRETVPA; encoded by the coding sequence ATGTCGCTGTTCGACTGGTTTGCGGATCGCCAGAAAAATGCCCCAACCGTGCGGGTCACCCAGGAGCAGGAGGAGGGCGACGGTCTCTGGAGCAAGTGCCCGGAATGCAGTTTGGTGGTGTATCGCAAAGACCTGGTGGCTAACGCCAGCGTTTGCAAGGGATGTGGCCACCACAACCGCATCGACAGCCCTGAGCGCATCGCCCTGATCGCCGACCCGGGCAGCTTCGAGCCCATGGATACCGGCCTCTCACCCACCGACCCCCTAGCCTTCAAGGACCGGCGTAGCTACGCCGATCGCATCCGCGACAGCCAGCAGAGCACTGGCCTGCGCGACGCCGTGGCTACCGGTATCTGCAGCACCAGTGGCCTGCCCCTGGCCCTTGGAGTGATGGATTTCCGCTTCATGGGCGGCTCGATGGGTTCGGTGGTGGGCGAGAAGCTCACCCGCCTGATCGAAACAGCCACCGCCCGGCGCATACCGGTGCTGATTGTCTGCGCCTCCGGTGGTGCCCGCATGCAGGAGGGGATGCTGAGCTTGATGCAGATGGCCAAGATCTCCGGCGCCCTGGAGCGGCACCGCCAGGCAGAGCTCCTTTACCTACCCCTGCTCACCTACCCCACCACAGGGGGTGTAACCGCCAGCTTCGCCATGTTGGGCGACTTAATCCTCGCCGAGCCCAAGGCCCTGATCGGCTTCGCCGGCCGCCGGGTGATCGAGCAGACCCTGCGAGAAAAGCTGCCAGAGGGCTTCCAAACCGCCGAATACCTGCGCGACCACGGCTTCGTGGACGCGATCGTGGATCGCACTGAATTCAAGGCAACCCTGGCCAGCCTGCTAACCATGCACGGCTGCCGTGAAACGGTGCCGGCATGA
- a CDS encoding Gfo/Idh/MocA family protein, with protein MSAPPLKVAIAGLGFGEAVHLPALRACPGTEPVALWHPRPERLEAACRSAELPGHSDFDELLANPAVEAIVIATPPGPRFDLARRALEAGKHLLLEKPVALNAEQIESLQRLALQRGLTVAVDFEYRAVPLFQQLADLLASGVLGELVLVKYDWLMGSRADASRPWSWYSQAAEGGGVLGALGTHAFDTLHWLVGPSHSLRAQLSTAITQRPLADGSGRLADGSGRLARVDAEDIALVQLELETPLGQKVPAQLNLASVTRRGRGCWLELYGRDGTAVLGSDNQADYVHGFGLWHSQAGEPLRPVEADERWSFARTWADGRIAPVQRIHSWWSAAVREGRPMLPGLGEAVLSQRCCDWARLGAAQGTPRGIP; from the coding sequence ATGAGCGCTCCTCCGCTGAAGGTGGCCATTGCTGGCCTGGGCTTTGGCGAGGCCGTGCACCTACCCGCATTGCGCGCCTGCCCCGGCACCGAGCCGGTGGCCCTCTGGCACCCGCGCCCCGAGCGACTGGAAGCCGCCTGCCGCAGCGCCGAACTGCCTGGCCACAGCGACTTCGATGAGCTGCTGGCCAATCCGGCCGTCGAGGCAATCGTGATTGCCACCCCGCCGGGGCCACGTTTTGATCTAGCCAGGCGCGCCCTGGAAGCGGGCAAGCACCTGCTGCTGGAGAAGCCCGTAGCCCTCAACGCCGAGCAGATCGAGAGCCTGCAACGGTTGGCCCTGCAGCGGGGGCTAACCGTGGCGGTCGACTTTGAATACCGGGCCGTTCCCCTGTTCCAGCAGCTCGCCGACCTGCTGGCCAGCGGCGTCCTCGGTGAATTGGTGCTGGTGAAATACGACTGGCTGATGGGCAGCCGAGCTGACGCCTCGCGCCCTTGGAGCTGGTATTCCCAGGCAGCCGAAGGGGGCGGGGTGCTGGGAGCACTGGGCACCCATGCCTTTGACACCCTGCACTGGCTGGTGGGTCCAAGCCACTCCCTTAGGGCCCAATTGAGCACGGCAATTACCCAGCGGCCCCTGGCCGATGGCAGTGGTCGCCTAGCCGATGGCAGTGGTCGCCTAGCCAGGGTGGATGCCGAAGACATCGCCTTGGTGCAGCTGGAGCTGGAAACACCCCTGGGGCAGAAGGTGCCGGCCCAGCTCAACCTGGCCTCCGTGACCCGCAGGGGCCGGGGCTGCTGGCTGGAGCTGTATGGCCGTGACGGCACCGCCGTGCTCGGCTCCGACAACCAGGCCGACTACGTCCATGGCTTTGGGCTGTGGCACTCCCAGGCGGGAGAGCCATTGCGGCCGGTGGAGGCTGATGAGCGCTGGAGCTTTGCTCGCACCTGGGCCGATGGCCGGATTGCGCCGGTGCAGCGCATCCACAGCTGGTGGAGTGCGGCGGTGCGCGAGGGCCGACCGATGCTGCCTGGCTTGGGCGAGGCAGTGCTGAGTCAGCGCTGCTGCGACTGGGCCCGCCTGGGAGCTGCCCAGGGCACTCCAAGGGGCATCCCCTAG
- the fba gene encoding class II fructose-bisphosphate aldolase (catalyzes the reversible aldol condensation of dihydroxyacetonephosphate and glyceraldehyde 3-phosphate in the Calvin cycle, glycolysis, and/or gluconeogenesis): MALVPLRLLLDHAAENGYGIPAFNVNNLEQVQSIMEAASETDSPVILQASRGARQYAGENFLRHLILAAVETYPDIPVVMHQDHGNSPATCFGAAANGFTSVMMDGSLMADAKSPASYEYNVAVTKEVVDVAHAIGVSVEGELGCLGSLETGMGEAEDGHGFEGKLDHSQLLTDPAEAADFVAKTKVDALAIAIGTSHGAYKFTRKPTGEVLAISRIAEIHKAIPNTHLVMHGSSSVPQEWLDMINKFGGAIPETYGVPVEEIQEGIRNGVRKVNIDTDNRLAFTAAVREAAFKDPANFDPRHFNKPARQYMKQVCLDRYQQFWCAGNASKIKQRDINYYAGLYAKGALDPKAAVAA, translated from the coding sequence ATGGCGCTCGTTCCGCTTCGGCTGCTGCTCGACCATGCCGCTGAGAACGGCTATGGCATCCCTGCCTTCAACGTAAACAACCTGGAGCAGGTGCAGTCGATCATGGAGGCGGCCAGTGAGACCGACTCTCCGGTGATTCTGCAGGCCTCCCGCGGTGCCCGCCAGTACGCCGGTGAAAATTTCCTGCGCCACCTGATCCTGGCCGCAGTCGAAACCTATCCCGACATCCCGGTGGTGATGCACCAGGACCACGGCAACAGCCCTGCCACCTGCTTTGGTGCTGCCGCCAACGGTTTCACCTCGGTGATGATGGACGGCTCGCTGATGGCAGACGCCAAGAGCCCCGCCAGCTACGAGTACAACGTGGCTGTCACCAAAGAGGTGGTGGACGTGGCCCACGCCATCGGCGTGAGTGTGGAAGGCGAGCTGGGTTGCCTGGGTTCCCTGGAAACCGGCATGGGTGAGGCCGAGGACGGCCATGGCTTCGAGGGCAAGCTCGACCACAGCCAGCTGCTCACCGACCCCGCCGAAGCAGCCGATTTCGTCGCCAAAACCAAAGTTGACGCCCTGGCGATCGCCATCGGCACCAGCCACGGCGCGTACAAGTTCACCCGCAAGCCCACCGGTGAAGTGCTGGCCATCAGCCGCATCGCTGAGATCCACAAAGCGATCCCCAACACCCACTTGGTGATGCACGGCTCCTCCTCCGTGCCCCAGGAGTGGCTGGACATGATCAACAAGTTCGGCGGCGCCATCCCCGAGACCTACGGCGTGCCCGTCGAAGAGATCCAGGAGGGCATCCGCAACGGCGTGCGCAAGGTGAATATCGACACCGATAACCGCCTCGCCTTCACCGCAGCTGTTCGGGAAGCGGCCTTCAAGGATCCCGCCAACTTCGATCCCCGCCACTTCAACAAGCCTGCCCGCCAGTACATGAAGCAGGTGTGCCTGGATCGCTATCAGCAGTTCTGGTGTGCAGGCAACGCCAGCAAGATCAAGCAGCGCGACATCAACTACTACGCCGGCCTCTACGCCAAGGGCGCCCTTGACCCCAAGGCAGCAGTCGCAGCCTGA